The Bacteroidota bacterium DNA window ACTAACCTGGCCTGCAAGATAGCATGAATGATAAGCAGTTTTTTATACAACTGTTTTGGGCTGAACCAGACACTTTAAATACAACAAATAGACAAAAACGGGATCACGTCCCAACGATATTCTTGCTTCGGTTTAAAAAAGGCTTGGCTTTAGAAATTGACCAGGGTCAATCGAACTGCAGGTGTCTATTTGTGAAATGGGAAGAAGCGATTAGAGAAATAGTATTGCAGCAATACTTTAGTATAGCAACATAGACGGATTAAACGTGGATAATTTTTTGCAAGAAGAGGATTTATTTCTCGATCGGAATATGAAACAAATCTTTCTCACGTAATCGTTCCGTTTGTAGATTTAACCGTACGGGGACATCATATAGCCGGCCGCTGCGTGTACGTGGAAACCATGGACGCATACCAGGCGCAAAAACACGCATGACACAGAAATTGATCTCGGGGCGGGATACATTTTGCATATAAGGTGTGATGCCCTGTTGCTGAAGTGCACAGACCAGGTCATAAATGGTACGTACGCCAGGTTCTGATGGATAATCGTGAGCGGTGCGGGTTTTCTTTGTAGGGGATGGACGGAAATGTTGTGACGAATCTACGTAAATTGCCGGCGCAGGTTTTAATGTATGCTCCGCTTTCGGCGTATTGCCCCTTTCTTTTTCAACGCGCATGACATTTGGCAGCATTTGGCAGCATTCCATAATGGCTTTTTTTAACGCCTTTGTTGCAACGGGATGCGTGCCAAAGCCCTTTATGATACGGCCTGTGGATCGGTCACAAGAAATGACAACCATCACAGTCACACCTGCGATATCCATAGAGATATCCATCGCCCATACGTCTCTGCCAAGATCGTTGTGCACGTTTAGCAAGGTTAGCAGGTAATCATCCTCAAAAGAAGCGATGTCTACTTCGGGACACAACAGGCGGTTGGCGTTCCAAATTGCGCCAGCATCGGTTTCGATCAGCTCCAGGAGCGCCTGCCATACACAGAACTCTCGATCCGGGCCGGCTGCCACACCTCTACTATCAGCAAGCGCGTAATGGTGCCCG harbors:
- a CDS encoding YcaO-like family protein; protein product: MQAIFKKQQSLDTAYQNLSPFVNPHTGIVEWVRPLDTPYAKDAFSIYIAKHPLSNTINSYRDLLSHSATSSSAIAETPDMAKKLALCEAFERWSCVNQGNEVAIRASIRSLGKQAISPAELHCISERQYENRLTINEQEQTGGGYVPERLPDDEEVLWCPVFDLVNKIWKYALKSSCFFGYNDNGHHYALADSRGVAAGPDREFCVWQALLELIETDAGAIWNANRLLCPEVDIASFEDDYLLTLLNVHNDLGRDVWAMDISMDIAGVTVMVVISCDRSTGRIIKGFGTHPVATKALKKAIMECCQMLPNVMRVEKERGNTPKAEHTLKPAPAIYVDSSQHFRPSPTKKTRTAHDYPSEPGVRTIYDLVCALQQQGITPYMQNVSRPEINFCVMRVFAPGMRPWFPRTRSGRLYDVPVRLNLQTERLREKDLFHIPIEK